The following is a genomic window from Pseudomonas parafulva.
TCGGCCAGTACGACCATGTCCTGCCCTTCATCGATGAAGGCACCGGGGTCAGTCAGGTCGATGGCTGGCTCTATGCGCCCTTGGCCGTGCGCTCGCTGGATGAGCCGTACACCGTCTATGGACTGATCGCCCGACGCCTGGAGCGCGGCCCTGACGATGCCTGGCTGCGGGTGGAGATCGATCCCCGCGCGACCTTTGCAGACGGTAAGCCGGTACGCGCCGAAGATGTACGCTTCACCTTCGAGCTGCTGATGAGCAAAGGTAGCCTCAAGTACCGCACCCAGTTCGCCGACGTGACCGCCGTCAGCGTCGAAGGTCCGCGCAGCGTGCGTTTCGATTTTCGCCAACCTCACGGTCGAACCCTGGCACTGGACCTGGCCAGCCTGCCGGTGCTGCCTGAACATGACTGGCAAACCCGCGACTTCGCCCACGGTGGCGGCTTCGACACACCGCTGGGCAGCGGCCCCTACCGCATCGCGCGCCTGGACAATGGCCGCAGCATCACCTTCGAGCGCGACCCCAACTGGTGGGCCCGCGATCTGCCCGTCAACCGCGGACGCTACAACTTCCAGCGCATCCGCGTGGAGTACTTCGGCGACACCGAGGTGGCCCGCCAAGTGCTCAAAGGCGGCGGTTACGACTACAACCGCGAGTTTTCCGCCACCGGGTATACCCAAGGCTACAACGGTGCCGCGCTGGCCGACGGTCGCCTGCAGCGCGCGCAACTGGGGCCGGACAAACCGCAAAGCGCCCAAGGCTTCGTGTTCAACCTGTCCAGGCCGATGTTCGCCGACCGCCGTGTGCGCCAGGCCCTGGGCCTGCTCTGGGATTTCGAGTGGAGCAACCGGCAGATGATGCGCAACCTCTACATCCGCCAGCAGAGCCTGTTCTCCAATACGCCCTTGGCCGCCCGCGAACTGCCCGATGTCGAAGAACTGAAGATCCTCGAACCCTTGCGCGGGCAGATCCCCGACCACGTGTTCAGCCAGGTGTTCAAGGCACCGGTGACCGATGGCTCGGGCATCATCCGCCCACAACAGTTGCACGCGCTGCAGCTGCTGCAAGCCGCTGGCTGGCGCCCCGAGGGGGATCGCCTGGTCGATGCCGAGGGCACGCCGTTGAGTTTCACCTTCCTCAACGGCCAGGCCGGCCTGGAGCGCCTGCTGCTGCCCTGGAAGCGCAACCTGGCGCAGATCGGCATCGAGCTGAACATCCGCAACGTGGACTCGGCCCAATACATCAACCGGCTCATGGCGCGCGACTACGACATGGTCATCACCGGCTATCCCGTCACTCTGTCGCCTGGGGCCGAGCAGTACAACTACTTCGGCTCCGCCGCGGCCCACGATCCCGGCTCGAACAACCTCATGGTGCTCCAGGATCCTGCCGTGGACCGGCTACTCGACGGCCTGGTCCACGCCTCGACCCAGGCCGACATGCAGCGCTACGCCCATGCGCTGGATCGGGTGCTGCAGTGGAATTATTACTGGATCCCCAACTACTACCCGCCGGGAAGTTCCACCGTCTGGTGGAATCGCTTCGGACTGCCCAAGGTGCAGGCCAGGTATGACGAGGGGCTGGACACCTGGTGGGAGGTCAGCCCAACGGCGCTGACCGATGCGCAGATGGCCGAGCGCTTGAAGGCGGCACCATGACCGGCTATCTGCTGCGGCGTCTGCTGCTGATCGTGCCCACGCTGCTGGCGATCCTGCTGGTGAATTTCGCCATCGTCCAGGCCGCCCCCGGCGGGCCTGTGGAACAGGCCGTGGCCCGCCTGCAGGGCATCGGTGGCGGCGCGCCGGGGGCACGGGTCGAAGCGCTTCAAGGCCAGTCTCGCGCCAGCCGGGGCCTGGACCCGAAGATGATCGAGCAGATCAAACACCAGTACGGCTTCGACAAGAGTGCCCCCGAGCGGCTCTGGCTGATGCTCGGCCAGTACGCCAGGCTCGACTTCGGCCACAGCTTCTTTCGCGGCGCCAAGGTCACCGACCTGATTCTCGACAAGCTGCCGGTCAGCCTGTCGCTGGGCCTGTGGGCCACGCTCATCACCTACCTGGTGTCGATCCCCCTGGGCATCGCCAAGGCCGTGCGCCATGGCAGCCGCTTCGACGCCTGGAGCAGTGTGCTGATCGTGGTCGGCTACGCCCTGCCCTCGTTTCTGTTCGCCCTGCTGCTGATCGTCCTGTTCGCCGGCGGCACCTCGCTGAACTGGTTTCCCGTGCGCGGGCTGGTCTCCGAAGATTTCGACCAACTGGGCCTGCTGGGCAAAGTCGCCGATTACTTCTGGCATCTGGTACTGCCGGTCGGTGCCCTGGTAATCGGCGGTTTCGCCACCCTGACGCTGCTGACCAAGAATGCGTTTCTCGAGGAGATTTCCCGGCACTACGTGGTCACTGCCAGGGCCAAGGGCTTGAGCGAGCGCCGGGTGCTGTACGGCCATGTGCTGCGCAATGCCCTGCTGCTGGTGGTGGCCGGCGTGCCGCAGGCCTTGATCAGCGTGTTCTTCGCCGGCTCCCTGCTGATCGAAGTGATCTTCTCCCTCGACGGCCTCGGGCGCCTGAGTTACGACGCGGCAGTGTCCCGGGATTACCCGGTGGTGTTCGGGACCCTGTTCATCTTCACCTTGGGCGGCCTGCTGATTCGCCTGATCGGCGACCTCTGCTACACGCTGCTCGACCCGCGGATCGACTTCGACGCGAGGGCGCACTGATGCTGTCGCCCATCGCCCGACGTCGCCTGCATCGTTTTCGCCGTAACCGCCTGGGCTGGGTGTCGCTGTGGCTGTTCGGCGCGATCCTGCTGCTGAGCCTGGGCGCCGAACTGATCGCCAACGACAAACCGCTGCTGCTCAGCTACCAGGGCGAGCTCTACAGTCCGGCACTCAAACGCTACACCGAGCAGCAGTTCGGCGGTGAACTGCCCTTCCAGCCCGATTACCGCAGCACCTACGTGCGCCGGCTGATCGAAGCCCAAGGCGGATGGATGCTGTTCGCCCCCATCCCCTTCAGCGCCGATACGCCCAACTACGACCTGCAGGTGCCCACGCCCAGTGCACCGAGCACGGTGAACTGGCTGGGGACCGACGACCAGGGCCGCGACGTGCTCGCCCGGGTACTGTACGGCACCCGGGTGTCGCTGCTGTTTGCCTTCGCGCTGACGCTGCTCAGCGTGCTGATCGGCGTCAGCGCCGGGGCCTTGCAGGGCTACCACGGGGGTTGGGTCGACCTGCTCGGCCAGCGACTGCTGGAGGTCTGGTCGGGGATGCCCGTGCTGTACCTGCTGATCATCCTTTCCGGGTTCGTGGAACCGGACTTCTGGTGGCTGCTGGGCATCCTGGCGCTGTTTTCCTGGCTCACGCTGGTGGATGTGGTGCGCGCCGAATTTCTCCGCGGCCGCAGCCTGGAATACGTCAAGGCCGCCCGCGCACTGGGCCTGAGCGACACCCAGGTGATGCTCCGGCACATCCTGCCCAATGCCCTGAACGCGACGCTGACCTATATTCCCTTCATGCTCACCGGCGCCATCACCACCCTCACCGCCCTGGACTTCCTCGGCTTCGGCATGCCCGCCGGCAGCGCCTCCTTGGGCGAGCTGGTAACCCAGGGCAAGCAGCACCTGGAGGCGCCGTGGCTGGGCTTCACGGCATTCTTCGCACTGGCGACGATCCTTTCGCTGCTGGTGTTCATCGGCGATGCACTGCGCGAGGCATTCGACCCGCGACGCTGACCCGGTCCCTGTTCATCCGTTCGCT
Proteins encoded in this region:
- a CDS encoding ABC transporter permease, with protein sequence MLSPIARRRLHRFRRNRLGWVSLWLFGAILLLSLGAELIANDKPLLLSYQGELYSPALKRYTEQQFGGELPFQPDYRSTYVRRLIEAQGGWMLFAPIPFSADTPNYDLQVPTPSAPSTVNWLGTDDQGRDVLARVLYGTRVSLLFAFALTLLSVLIGVSAGALQGYHGGWVDLLGQRLLEVWSGMPVLYLLIILSGFVEPDFWWLLGILALFSWLTLVDVVRAEFLRGRSLEYVKAARALGLSDTQVMLRHILPNALNATLTYIPFMLTGAITTLTALDFLGFGMPAGSASLGELVTQGKQHLEAPWLGFTAFFALATILSLLVFIGDALREAFDPRR
- a CDS encoding microcin C ABC transporter permease YejB is translated as MTGYLLRRLLLIVPTLLAILLVNFAIVQAAPGGPVEQAVARLQGIGGGAPGARVEALQGQSRASRGLDPKMIEQIKHQYGFDKSAPERLWLMLGQYARLDFGHSFFRGAKVTDLILDKLPVSLSLGLWATLITYLVSIPLGIAKAVRHGSRFDAWSSVLIVVGYALPSFLFALLLIVLFAGGTSLNWFPVRGLVSEDFDQLGLLGKVADYFWHLVLPVGALVIGGFATLTLLTKNAFLEEISRHYVVTARAKGLSERRVLYGHVLRNALLLVVAGVPQALISVFFAGSLLIEVIFSLDGLGRLSYDAAVSRDYPVVFGTLFIFTLGGLLIRLIGDLCYTLLDPRIDFDARAH
- a CDS encoding extracellular solute-binding protein; this translates as MAVLLVGAWLSTASLAAPSHALTVYDEAPRYRADFAHFDYVDPDAPKGGSLRRSALEIGQYDHVLPFIDEGTGVSQVDGWLYAPLAVRSLDEPYTVYGLIARRLERGPDDAWLRVEIDPRATFADGKPVRAEDVRFTFELLMSKGSLKYRTQFADVTAVSVEGPRSVRFDFRQPHGRTLALDLASLPVLPEHDWQTRDFAHGGGFDTPLGSGPYRIARLDNGRSITFERDPNWWARDLPVNRGRYNFQRIRVEYFGDTEVARQVLKGGGYDYNREFSATGYTQGYNGAALADGRLQRAQLGPDKPQSAQGFVFNLSRPMFADRRVRQALGLLWDFEWSNRQMMRNLYIRQQSLFSNTPLAARELPDVEELKILEPLRGQIPDHVFSQVFKAPVTDGSGIIRPQQLHALQLLQAAGWRPEGDRLVDAEGTPLSFTFLNGQAGLERLLLPWKRNLAQIGIELNIRNVDSAQYINRLMARDYDMVITGYPVTLSPGAEQYNYFGSAAAHDPGSNNLMVLQDPAVDRLLDGLVHASTQADMQRYAHALDRVLQWNYYWIPNYYPPGSSTVWWNRFGLPKVQARYDEGLDTWWEVSPTALTDAQMAERLKAAP